From the genome of Sulfurimonas paralvinellae:
CCCTCGATGACAAGCGTAATAAATTCCGGTTTCATCTCAAAACCTTTGACATCTACTAAATCATTAGCATCCAAAAAGAGCCGTTTTTCTTCTGTTTTATAAGGCTCTACTTTTTCAAGCTCATACGCTTCATAAAGTGTTATGGCAATTCCTTTGGCACCCGCACGTCCTGTTCGCCCGATACGGTGTGTATAGGTCTCTTGTGTATGCGGCAGATCGAAATTGACAACCATTGCAAGCTCTTTGATATCCAATCCGCGCGCGGCTACATCAGTCGCTACAAGTATGGGAGTCGAGCCGTTTGCAAACTGCACAAGCACATCGTTACGCTCATACTGTTCTAAGTCTCCATGAATTGCCAAAGCATCAATCTTACGTGCAATGAGTCTCTCGGCAAGTTCTTTGGCTTCTATTTTTGTATTGGTAAAGATAATGATATTTTTTGGTTGTTCAAGTGAGAGCACTTTAATAAGGGCTTCCGTCTTGTCACTGCAGGCGTAGAATCGCTCTTCTATCTCATTTGGTTTTTCATCTGTTGTCGTCTGAACAACTACCGGCTCATGCAAGAGCTTATGCGCCACCTCCTTGACCTCTTCATCATAGGTTGCAGAAAAGAGCAGAGTTTGGCGCTCTTTTGGGACAAAAGAAAGCACCGATTCTATCTCTTCGATGAAGCCCATATCAAGCATTCTGTCTGCTTCATCCAAAACAAAAGTATTGAGATTACTCAGATCCAGACTCTCTTTGTTCAGGTGCTTTAATACACGTCCGGGTGTACCGACAATAATGTGTGCCTGATGCGAAAGTGAGCCGAGCTGTTTGCCAAAAGACTCTCCGCCCGTGAGCATCAAGATCTTGATATTGTGCTGAAATCGTGCAAGACGACGAAGCTCTTTTGCCACCTGATCGGCAAGTTCACGTGTGGGACAGAGCACAAGTGACTGCACACGAAACTTTTTGACATCGAGATTATGCAGCAGTCCTATGCCAAAAGCGGCCGTCTTGCCGCTGCCGGTCTTTGCCTCAGCCATAACATCTCTGCCTTCTAAAATAGCAGGCAGTGCTTCACTTTGAATCGGAGTCATCTGTTTATAGCCAATGGCATCTAGGTTTGCTAGCATCGCTTGCGTGAGGGGGAGTTTTGAAAAATTCATCTTTTCTCTTTTTTTAGACTTCTTGCTTAACTCTTATATGTCTCAGCAAAAGCAAGAGAATTTTAATCAAGGCAGATGTTCTCAAGCGTAGCCGTAGCTACGGTTGGGGTTATCTAACGCAGAGTAAAGTTCTCTTGCTTTTGCCCTATGGGAGAGCTGAAAAGTAGCAATCTTGCACAAAAAAATATTTTATCCTTAGCTACGGCTAGGCATAAAAATTTATTTTGCACAATCTTACCACTTTTTAGTTCTCTGAGGCTTATAGAAGTTATGCAAGAAGTCTATTTATTTTTAAAATTATACATCATTATAGAAGCGGCAATGGCAACATTGAAACTTTTAACACCCTCTTGCATCTCAATAGAGACGACTGCATCACATAAATCCAGAATATCCTTCTCAATTCCAAAACCTTCATGTCCCATAATAAGCGCCCATTTTCCTGCAGGCCTTACATCCGAAAGTAGCTGTGCATCTTCTGTGACCTCTGCTGCATAGATTGTATAACCCAAACTTTTTAAAGTTTTAATACTCTCTTTGATATCTTCATAGACATGAATTTTCAGCATTGAAGCATACCCCATGGATACTCGAAGTGCACGTCTGTTAAATGGATGCGGTGATGTTTTTCCAAGCATCAAAGAGTTCACGCCAAGAGCTGCCATACTTCTCGAAACTGCACCAACATTTTCGCTTGAAGTGATGTTATCAAGCAGTAAGATTGTCTCATCGAGCTCACACAGAGAAGAATCGTCGGGACGCTTTGCATGCATCATACAGTTGTGATGTATCTTATGCCCGACCACTTTACTTATCTCCGCTTTACTTGCCTCATAGACAAAAGGGATCTTGCGTGAGGCTATGAGTTCGTGATGCTCTGCAAAATACTCCTTCGTTGCCAAAATGCTGTAGATTTCTATATCACTCTGTTCTAAAATAAGGTTCACGACCTTTGGAGAGTCTGCAATGAAACTGCCGTCGCTGAGTATTCCTTTATCACGCTGTGCATGATAGACCTGCAGCCGCTTATCTTCTATATTTTCTATTTTTATAACCATAAACATATTATATATAATTATGCTAAAATGAGTACCATGAATATACTGCTAATGGAAGATGATCCGGTTCTATCGGATATTTTACTTGATTTTCTGCGTGAGGACTACAGTGTCGATTATGCCTTTAATGCTGAAGAGGTCTATAACCTGTTGGAGAAAAAAAGCTACGACCTTTTTATCTTTGACATCAATGTCACCGGACAAAACGGACTTGATCTCCTTCAAGAACTGCGCTCATTTTCCGACAGCACCCCTGCCATCTTCATAACAGCCTACAATGACACAAAACATCTTCAAAAAGCTTTCGATGCCGGTGCACATGACTACATAAAAAAACCTTTTGAACTTGAAGAGTTGAAAGTCCGCATAGAGAGCACAAAACGCCTTTTTCACATTGAAAGCACCCAGCTGGAGAGTATCAGCCAAGACATAAGCTTCAACCCACAGACAAAAGAGATACAGACGCCTACTAAAACCATCTCCCTTGGATCCAAAGACGCTCTGCTATTAAGTTATTTTTTAAAGAACAAAAACAGGCTCATCTCGAATGAAGAGCTCACCCAGAATATCTGGGACTTTGACTCCATACCGAGTGATGCAACACTGCGCTCACACATTAGAACACTGCGTGAGATCATCGGCAAAGAGAAGATAAAAACTATTCGCGGTGAAGGGTATCTCTATGAATAAGATAACGAAAAAATCCTTTTACTCTTTTTTGAGTCTCTATCTTGTGAGTTCGTTCATTTTCCTAACGCTTGCCGCTTACTGGTTCTACAGCTCCCAGGTTGCCATGGAAATGAATGCCAACTTTTACAAGATGAACCATATAGCTGACAAAGTAAGCGCTGAGATAATCCGCGCACAGATGCAGCATAAATCTTTTACATTGAAACCTCTCAAAGGAGCTGCAGTAGCTCTTTTTGACAAAAATAGAAAACTGCTTGACGGCATGATTGTCCAACCGATTGATTTTGCAAAAGATTATTATATGGAAAATAGTATCTTTACGCTTGTCTCACAAAGAACAGCGGGACATCTCGGTGTTCAATACGTTGTTGTTCAAAGTAATGAATGTACCAAAAACGTACAAAAGATAAAAAATAAGATCGCTTACGCCGTTATAATCACAGCCATACTCATCATACTCATAGCCATCTTTCTCTCCTACATCTTTTTAAAACCGATCAAAGAAAAAATGGAAGAGATAGAAAACTTTGTAAAGGACACCACCCATGAACTCAACACCCCTATCACAGCACTCATGATGAGCACCTCACGCATACGGAGCAAAAAAGAGTATGATGAGAAGATAGTCAAGAACATCTCCATCAGTACAAAACAGCTCTATGATATCTATGCATCATTGAGTTTTTTGAGTTTTGACGCCCAAAGTGAAGCACCGCAAAAACTTAGCTTTGATGTAGTCATCAAAGAAGACATCGCCTATTTTGAGGAGCTTTTAGAAAAGAAGAACATTAAAGTGACAGCAGACCTTGCCAAATGTGAGATCACGATCACTCCCACAAAAGCCAAAATGCTCATAAACAATCTGCTCAGTAATGCCATAAAATATTCAAAACCAAACACAACAATCACCATCACGACAACAGCAGACACTTTTACAATCAAAGACGAGGGGATAGGCATAGAAAAAGAGAAGCTCGATGTCATCTTTCAGCGTTTTGTGCGAGCCAATTCCTATGCCGGTGGATTTGGCGTCGGTCTCAATATCGTCGATGCCATTGCAAAAGAGTATGGCTACACCATCAACATAGTTTCACAAAAGAACAAAGGTACTGAAATCACTCTTCGTTTTCACTAGGATTTTCCAGTTTTGCCA
Proteins encoded in this window:
- the dbpA gene encoding ATP-dependent RNA helicase DbpA is translated as MNFSKLPLTQAMLANLDAIGYKQMTPIQSEALPAILEGRDVMAEAKTGSGKTAAFGIGLLHNLDVKKFRVQSLVLCPTRELADQVAKELRRLARFQHNIKILMLTGGESFGKQLGSLSHQAHIIVGTPGRVLKHLNKESLDLSNLNTFVLDEADRMLDMGFIEEIESVLSFVPKERQTLLFSATYDEEVKEVAHKLLHEPVVVQTTTDEKPNEIEERFYACSDKTEALIKVLSLEQPKNIIIFTNTKIEAKELAERLIARKIDALAIHGDLEQYERNDVLVQFANGSTPILVATDVAARGLDIKELAMVVNFDLPHTQETYTHRIGRTGRAGAKGIAITLYEAYELEKVEPYKTEEKRLFLDANDLVDVKGFEMKPEFITLVIEGGKKDKLRAGDILGALTGEAGLQGKSIGKIDIYERQAYVAIEREVVEKAYKYLKNGKIKNKKFSIWKL
- a CDS encoding TrmH family RNA methyltransferase, whose amino-acid sequence is MVIKIENIEDKRLQVYHAQRDKGILSDGSFIADSPKVVNLILEQSDIEIYSILATKEYFAEHHELIASRKIPFVYEASKAEISKVVGHKIHHNCMMHAKRPDDSSLCELDETILLLDNITSSENVGAVSRSMAALGVNSLMLGKTSPHPFNRRALRVSMGYASMLKIHVYEDIKESIKTLKSLGYTIYAAEVTEDAQLLSDVRPAGKWALIMGHEGFGIEKDILDLCDAVVSIEMQEGVKSFNVAIAASIMMYNFKNK
- a CDS encoding response regulator transcription factor produces the protein MNILLMEDDPVLSDILLDFLREDYSVDYAFNAEEVYNLLEKKSYDLFIFDINVTGQNGLDLLQELRSFSDSTPAIFITAYNDTKHLQKAFDAGAHDYIKKPFELEELKVRIESTKRLFHIESTQLESISQDISFNPQTKEIQTPTKTISLGSKDALLLSYFLKNKNRLISNEELTQNIWDFDSIPSDATLRSHIRTLREIIGKEKIKTIRGEGYLYE
- a CDS encoding sensor histidine kinase, whose amino-acid sequence is MNKITKKSFYSFLSLYLVSSFIFLTLAAYWFYSSQVAMEMNANFYKMNHIADKVSAEIIRAQMQHKSFTLKPLKGAAVALFDKNRKLLDGMIVQPIDFAKDYYMENSIFTLVSQRTAGHLGVQYVVVQSNECTKNVQKIKNKIAYAVIITAILIILIAIFLSYIFLKPIKEKMEEIENFVKDTTHELNTPITALMMSTSRIRSKKEYDEKIVKNISISTKQLYDIYASLSFLSFDAQSEAPQKLSFDVVIKEDIAYFEELLEKKNIKVTADLAKCEITITPTKAKMLINNLLSNAIKYSKPNTTITITTTADTFTIKDEGIGIEKEKLDVIFQRFVRANSYAGGFGVGLNIVDAIAKEYGYTINIVSQKNKGTEITLRFH